A genomic stretch from Terriglobus sp. RCC_193 includes:
- a CDS encoding helix-turn-helix domain-containing protein has product MPASTEKAALPYSPEKAEVYACASDDANAQARSLQGWSQLYDQISPGSFHGAIEGICTDSLHVFREATNARLRQSCVVKSDAWWFGIPVREDVSFRLDARTIPCGEIAIRRGQQVFELMTPESFDIFGIVVKRQKLEEHLRQFQDVTPPGDHDDLLRAAPHLRTRLRLLLHELLSQMLLYPEVAQSVNAREAMEQSLMDAVADACRERSASHEVSRAERQQAILVRDVREYLLSLEDRVASVPELCRNFNISRRTLQYAFEQVLGMGPNAYLKLLRLNGVRRDLSKRSALIKSVQQVAADWGFWHLSQFSKDYKQHFLELPSLTLKRTLDARPR; this is encoded by the coding sequence ATGCCAGCTTCTACCGAGAAGGCAGCGTTGCCGTATTCGCCTGAAAAGGCGGAGGTGTATGCGTGTGCGTCAGATGACGCGAATGCGCAAGCGCGTAGCCTGCAGGGCTGGTCTCAACTCTATGACCAGATTTCTCCGGGCAGCTTTCACGGTGCGATTGAGGGTATCTGCACTGACTCGCTGCATGTGTTTCGTGAAGCCACCAACGCGCGTTTGCGGCAATCATGCGTGGTGAAGTCCGACGCCTGGTGGTTCGGTATTCCTGTGCGGGAGGATGTGTCGTTTCGCCTGGACGCACGTACGATCCCCTGTGGTGAGATTGCGATTCGTCGTGGACAACAGGTATTCGAACTGATGACACCTGAATCGTTTGATATCTTCGGCATTGTAGTGAAGCGGCAAAAGCTGGAAGAACACTTACGTCAGTTTCAGGACGTCACCCCTCCTGGTGATCACGACGATCTGCTGCGGGCGGCGCCACATCTGCGAACGCGTCTGCGCCTGCTGTTGCATGAGTTGCTTTCACAAATGCTGCTTTACCCGGAAGTGGCGCAGAGCGTGAATGCAAGAGAGGCAATGGAGCAATCCTTGATGGATGCGGTTGCGGATGCATGCCGCGAGCGCAGCGCGAGCCATGAGGTGAGCCGCGCAGAGCGCCAGCAGGCGATCCTCGTTCGCGATGTCCGCGAATATCTGCTGAGCCTGGAGGACCGCGTGGCATCTGTCCCCGAGCTTTGTCGAAACTTCAACATCAGTCGCCGCACACTGCAGTATGCCTTTGAACAGGTGTTGGGTATGGGGCCAAACGCATACCTGAAACTGCTGCGATTGAATGGTGTGCGGCGTGATTTGAGCAAACGCAGTGCGCTGATCAAGTCTGTTCAGCAGGTCGCAGCGGATTGGGGATTCTGGCATCTCAGCCAGTTCTCAAAGGACTACAAGCAGCACTTTCTGGAACTGCCTTCGCTTACGCTGAAGCGCACGCTGGATGCTCGTCCAAGATGA
- a CDS encoding TonB-dependent receptor: MSIRRLAPISIASVLLCSGTLIVHAQSTQGTILGTVKDKSAAVVPNAEVKLTGIDTGITRNAKADSAGNYQFLNLNAGAYSLEVTAPGFATQKIQNLRLTARQELRADAALDLGTVAQETSVNASDAGAIQTESPSIDATLSATAVRDLPANYRASSNGTSPLSMIQSLPGVQGDGSGTSFSIQGGLPFQTEVTVDGITTRSATGGNSPIQNAFPSGDSIAEMRVDGVMNNAEFGQPGEVTSTTKGGTNQLHGAAFWYHQDASLNAKAYAALSKAKLITNDYGGTLGGPVVIPKLYNGHDKTFFFGTYEGYRSPRTTSAQYYVPTAAMKKGDFTRVQGVSSLKNPYTGGTYPLNALPINAVAAKFLQFFPDPNIGDTSTYVPGQYNYSTNKDTSLYSEQFDIRGDQYFGQKALVFGRFSFKNHNPHNAQNLNVPSSENSEKDRIFLIAGNYNFTPNLINEFRYGFTFSTQGNTNPFDGKTFTQNSGLQGLQNLFYNGLPELDFSYLTNLDADRLTSVSQSRTHVFTDNLTWVKGRHTMKFGLDIRRIEALTPLGFNGADNYGTFDYSSANFTGNEFADFLIGTPNTTFYDVVQSDNDGKAKHYHFYAQDQWRVSDSLTLSYGIRYEYHPAYHDPSGNIGNFDPSVAKSGRVIYPTGKGALVSTDYLASFNSCGLGLSSGVPAQNGAACTPTVDNTQAGLPDGLRTAVKLRFAPRFGFAYRPFGSNRTVVRGGYGLYNITLLGSNFYSLTGTLQSNTTQYANTQTASGPSYTWPSIYAGAGTSSNAVSNYGQAYFGTANDIHWNDPYSHQFSLSVDRDLGKGYGLRVSYIGMTTKHLVWAPNLNDMPYSSTTSAYNQPLSARLFPNWGVINSRSTGADSNYQSGQINFHRATSSGLVVDSTYTLAKNLANNMGPNSTGFASEASSRASYGQDPNVDFGQAYGTRRHRWNTTLVYGLPFGRGKQFGGKMNRYADLLVGGWQLSSIFVMETGPFLSPYFSSGQGDPSGTGSGLSSSKIGAAYPGRSQKADRVVGVSVVPTQRSVNKWFNSAAFTCPGDPNWVAGSPCTTGGGKTGNPAPIGRFGNVQNGSVVGPGLINLSTGLSKQFAITERVSLRAEGTFTNVLNHTNLGNPVMNIASSTFGRITTTSGVDFGGPRTGQVSMRLQF; the protein is encoded by the coding sequence ATGTCTATCCGTAGGCTTGCGCCAATTTCGATCGCATCGGTGTTGTTGTGTAGCGGTACACTCATCGTTCACGCCCAGTCCACCCAGGGAACCATCCTTGGAACTGTGAAGGACAAGAGCGCGGCTGTGGTTCCCAACGCCGAAGTAAAGCTCACCGGAATCGACACCGGTATCACCAGGAATGCGAAAGCAGATTCTGCCGGCAACTACCAGTTTCTCAATCTGAATGCGGGTGCGTACTCGCTGGAAGTGACTGCTCCGGGCTTTGCTACGCAGAAGATTCAGAATCTGCGGTTGACCGCACGCCAGGAACTGCGCGCCGATGCAGCACTCGATCTTGGCACGGTAGCGCAAGAGACATCAGTAAACGCAAGCGATGCCGGCGCCATTCAGACCGAATCGCCTTCGATTGACGCTACCCTTTCCGCTACTGCAGTGCGTGACCTGCCTGCGAACTATCGCGCAAGCTCAAACGGCACCAGCCCGTTGAGTATGATTCAGTCCCTGCCTGGCGTGCAGGGTGATGGCAGTGGCACATCGTTCTCCATCCAGGGCGGTCTCCCGTTCCAGACGGAAGTAACGGTCGACGGCATCACCACGCGTAGCGCCACCGGCGGAAATTCACCGATTCAGAATGCCTTTCCTTCCGGCGATTCCATCGCGGAAATGCGCGTGGATGGCGTGATGAATAACGCTGAGTTTGGCCAGCCGGGTGAGGTGACTTCCACGACCAAGGGTGGCACAAACCAGCTTCACGGAGCGGCCTTCTGGTATCACCAGGATGCTTCGCTGAATGCTAAAGCTTATGCTGCTTTGTCGAAGGCGAAACTGATAACAAACGACTACGGCGGAACGCTGGGTGGGCCCGTTGTGATTCCGAAGTTGTACAACGGCCACGATAAGACGTTCTTCTTCGGTACGTATGAGGGGTATCGCAGTCCTCGAACGACGTCTGCGCAGTACTACGTTCCGACGGCGGCAATGAAGAAGGGCGACTTTACTCGTGTACAGGGTGTTTCTTCACTGAAGAACCCGTATACGGGTGGAACGTATCCCCTGAATGCGTTACCGATCAATGCAGTTGCTGCAAAGTTCCTTCAGTTCTTCCCGGATCCTAATATCGGCGATACGTCCACTTATGTTCCGGGACAGTACAACTACTCCACGAACAAAGATACGTCGCTCTATTCTGAACAGTTCGATATCCGTGGTGACCAGTATTTCGGACAGAAGGCGTTAGTGTTTGGCCGGTTCTCGTTCAAGAACCACAACCCGCACAACGCTCAAAACCTGAACGTACCTTCCAGCGAAAACTCTGAGAAGGATCGTATCTTCCTCATAGCTGGAAACTATAACTTCACGCCGAACCTGATTAACGAGTTTCGATATGGGTTTACCTTTTCCACGCAGGGAAATACGAATCCATTTGACGGAAAGACTTTCACACAGAACTCCGGTCTGCAGGGATTGCAGAACCTGTTCTACAACGGCCTTCCGGAACTTGACTTCTCGTATCTGACAAATCTGGATGCCGATCGGCTGACGTCTGTTTCGCAGTCTCGCACGCATGTATTCACGGACAATCTGACATGGGTGAAGGGCCGCCATACGATGAAGTTTGGCCTGGATATCCGCAGGATTGAAGCGCTGACACCGCTTGGCTTTAATGGTGCAGATAACTATGGAACATTCGATTATTCTTCGGCAAACTTCACCGGGAATGAATTTGCGGACTTCCTGATTGGTACGCCCAACACCACCTTCTATGACGTTGTTCAATCGGATAACGACGGCAAAGCCAAGCACTATCACTTCTACGCGCAGGATCAGTGGCGTGTCTCAGACAGCCTGACGTTGAGTTATGGCATTCGTTACGAATACCACCCGGCGTATCACGATCCGTCTGGCAACATCGGTAACTTCGATCCTTCTGTTGCTAAGTCCGGACGCGTCATCTATCCGACGGGCAAGGGTGCTCTGGTGTCCACGGACTATCTTGCCAGCTTTAACTCCTGCGGGTTGGGATTGAGCTCCGGTGTACCAGCGCAGAATGGAGCAGCCTGCACACCGACGGTGGACAACACGCAGGCAGGGCTTCCGGATGGCCTGCGTACGGCGGTTAAATTACGCTTTGCTCCGCGGTTCGGCTTTGCGTATCGCCCCTTCGGCAGCAACCGTACCGTAGTCCGCGGCGGCTATGGCCTATATAACATTACCCTGCTGGGTTCCAACTTCTACTCGTTGACTGGCACGCTGCAGTCCAACACGACGCAGTATGCGAACACGCAGACGGCAAGCGGTCCTTCTTACACCTGGCCCAGCATTTATGCGGGTGCGGGAACCAGCTCCAATGCAGTCAGCAACTACGGCCAGGCGTACTTCGGCACGGCGAATGATATTCACTGGAACGACCCATACTCGCACCAGTTCTCATTGTCCGTGGATCGCGATCTCGGAAAGGGCTATGGTCTGCGCGTTTCCTACATCGGCATGACCACGAAGCACCTGGTCTGGGCGCCGAATCTGAACGATATGCCTTACTCGTCAACCACCTCTGCGTACAATCAGCCGTTGTCCGCGCGTCTGTTCCCGAACTGGGGTGTCATTAACTCCCGCTCCACTGGAGCCGATTCCAACTATCAGTCGGGGCAGATCAACTTTCATCGTGCCACCAGCAGTGGCTTGGTGGTTGATTCGACCTATACGCTGGCGAAGAACCTTGCCAACAATATGGGACCCAACAGCACAGGGTTTGCAAGCGAAGCCAGTTCGCGTGCGAGCTATGGCCAGGACCCGAATGTCGATTTCGGTCAGGCCTACGGAACACGCCGTCATCGCTGGAACACCACGCTCGTGTATGGATTGCCATTTGGTCGTGGCAAGCAGTTCGGCGGAAAGATGAACCGCTACGCGGATCTGCTGGTTGGCGGATGGCAGTTGAGCAGCATCTTTGTGATGGAGACCGGGCCGTTCCTGTCGCCATACTTCTCCAGCGGCCAGGGCGATCCTTCTGGTACCGGTTCAGGACTCAGCTCCTCCAAGATCGGTGCGGCTTATCCGGGACGCTCGCAAAAGGCGGACCGCGTAGTTGGAGTAAGTGTTGTTCCCACGCAGCGTTCCGTTAACAAGTGGTTTAATTCCGCCGCATTCACTTGCCCCGGTGATCCGAACTGGGTAGCAGGATCACCATGCACCACAGGCGGTGGAAAGACTGGAAACCCGGCTCCCATCGGGCGATTCGGCAATGTGCAGAACGGTTCCGTAGTGGGGCCCGGTTTGATCAACCTGTCTACAGGACTGAGCAAGCAGTTCGCCATCACGGAACGTGTGTCACTGCGCGCTGAAGGTACCTTCACCAACGTGCTGAATCACACGAACCTTGGCAATCCGGTAATGAACATCGCCAGCTCAACGTTCGGTCGGATTACCACGACAAGTGGTGTGGACTTTGGCGGGCCGCGCACCGGACAGGTGTCCATGCGTCTGCAGTTCTAA
- a CDS encoding phosphocholine-specific phospholipase C, which translates to MRSRRDFLKMAAATAGMGMTPPAIGRALAIEPDSRAGTIQDVQHVVILMQENRSFDHYFGSLRGVRGFGDPHPAPMPNGKSVWYQPTAQVKTKRYHDRGLSPDATHVLPFYLNPKQTTEFQAGTDHGWSSGHLAWNNGHHNQWVNQKQDVLTMGYLKREDVSFHYALADAFTLCDAYHCSVHSNTCPNRIYLWSGTIDSQNRLGKRKNGPGIEERGKTNGYTWTTYPERLQKAGVSWRVYQGGTGLPGSPTDNYTDNSLEFFAQYQVKEGASPKSELVRRGVTDRTLVQFKEDVQKGNLPQVSWVVAPYKYCEHPEASPTDGAYFISLVLDALTSNPEVWNKTVFFINYDENDGLFDHVVPPMPPSTLHANGGGMISNALQSHLEDEFLNLDLYPHEMHPLIPGADPGGRQPIGLGPRVPMLVVSPWSKGGWTCSETFDHTSVLRFLEKRFGVEETNISAWRRSICGDLTSAFDFAQTSDRHIVSYPPPQPIASSHKPYSIPAVQKMPEQEPGTRPARAIGYVLETQVRHEDKKLWLDLRNAGSIGAAFYVYDQKNPTTHPRRYSVVAGDTLSDFWELPSDRMFDLQVYGPNGFFARHAGISQIEQLQVEVRQDTSKQTLRVNLKNPSDKSVSVVWEEKCTKVAGQDVSVAPLGSALFEVPLVASAGWYELSIMEAGSPAVLQMQLAGHVESGLPSQTQSRLG; encoded by the coding sequence ATGAGAAGCAGGCGAGATTTTCTGAAGATGGCAGCAGCAACGGCAGGCATGGGCATGACACCACCTGCGATTGGTCGCGCACTTGCCATCGAGCCGGATAGCAGAGCCGGCACTATTCAGGATGTGCAGCACGTTGTGATCCTGATGCAGGAGAATCGTTCCTTTGATCACTACTTTGGATCGCTGCGCGGTGTACGTGGTTTCGGTGATCCGCATCCAGCTCCTATGCCGAATGGAAAGAGCGTCTGGTATCAACCCACGGCACAGGTCAAGACAAAGCGCTATCACGACCGTGGTCTGTCGCCTGACGCGACTCATGTGCTGCCGTTTTATCTGAACCCGAAACAGACAACGGAGTTTCAGGCGGGCACGGATCACGGTTGGAGCAGTGGTCATCTTGCATGGAACAACGGCCACCATAACCAGTGGGTGAATCAGAAGCAGGATGTTCTGACTATGGGTTATCTGAAGCGTGAGGATGTTTCGTTTCACTACGCACTGGCCGATGCGTTTACCCTGTGCGATGCATATCACTGCTCTGTGCATTCGAATACGTGTCCGAACAGGATTTATCTATGGAGCGGAACGATTGATTCGCAGAACCGCCTTGGCAAGCGGAAGAACGGGCCAGGGATTGAAGAGCGAGGAAAGACCAATGGTTATACGTGGACCACGTATCCAGAGCGTTTGCAGAAGGCTGGTGTGAGCTGGCGCGTGTATCAGGGCGGGACTGGTTTGCCGGGATCGCCCACGGATAACTACACAGATAACTCACTCGAATTCTTTGCGCAGTATCAGGTGAAGGAAGGTGCATCGCCAAAGAGCGAGCTAGTGCGACGCGGCGTTACGGATCGCACGCTGGTGCAGTTCAAGGAAGATGTGCAGAAGGGGAACCTGCCGCAAGTTTCGTGGGTTGTTGCGCCATACAAATACTGCGAACACCCGGAAGCCTCGCCGACCGATGGTGCATACTTCATCTCGCTGGTGCTGGACGCGCTCACGTCGAATCCTGAAGTGTGGAACAAGACGGTCTTCTTCATCAACTACGACGAGAATGATGGCCTGTTCGATCACGTTGTCCCGCCAATGCCTCCGTCAACGCTGCATGCGAACGGCGGTGGGATGATATCGAACGCTCTTCAGTCGCATCTTGAGGATGAGTTCCTGAATCTTGATCTTTATCCGCATGAGATGCACCCGTTGATCCCGGGTGCTGATCCTGGTGGGCGTCAACCCATCGGGCTTGGGCCACGTGTTCCCATGCTGGTGGTTTCGCCCTGGAGCAAGGGCGGCTGGACGTGTTCGGAGACCTTCGATCACACATCAGTTCTGCGTTTTCTGGAAAAGCGTTTTGGTGTGGAGGAGACAAACATCTCTGCGTGGCGACGTTCCATCTGCGGTGATCTCACTTCAGCATTTGATTTCGCGCAGACAAGTGATCGTCACATTGTCTCTTATCCCCCACCGCAGCCCATTGCGTCATCGCATAAGCCATACAGTATCCCCGCAGTACAGAAGATGCCGGAACAGGAACCCGGCACAAGGCCTGCGCGCGCGATTGGCTATGTGTTGGAGACACAGGTCCGTCACGAAGATAAAAAGCTATGGCTGGACCTCCGCAATGCAGGAAGCATTGGTGCGGCGTTCTATGTCTACGATCAGAAGAACCCGACGACTCATCCGCGTCGATACAGTGTGGTGGCAGGGGATACATTGTCTGACTTCTGGGAATTGCCCAGCGATCGCATGTTCGATCTGCAGGTGTACGGTCCCAATGGTTTCTTTGCGCGTCACGCAGGAATCTCGCAAATCGAACAACTGCAGGTAGAGGTTCGGCAGGATACTTCCAAACAGACACTGCGAGTGAACCTGAAGAATCCTTCAGATAAGAGTGTCTCCGTAGTTTGGGAAGAAAAGTGCACGAAGGTCGCAGGGCAAGACGTGTCAGTGGCGCCGCTAGGCAGTGCGTTGTTTGAAGTGCCGCTTGTCGCCAGTGCGGGGTGGTACGAGCTTTCGATCATGGAAGCCGGTTCGCCTGCCGTGTTGCAGATGCAGCTTGCCGGCCATGTGGAGAGCGGTCTCCCCAGCCAGACGCAATCCAGGTTGGGGTGA
- a CDS encoding mechanosensitive ion channel protein MscS: protein MKYVSSIGWKFAVVLTLSSLPVAGQTSPSTATPDAPRAASVTNSASPANVAAQSAVPSKSAAPAQTLPQQIAAMPRLVNPGIDTTAQGKAMLEHLNDVLRFYRASTTQIQKVGEPSDALYGEQASQHAAQIGQTAFQSARNLAALFNRLQPGSTASGGAQSTQPTDDTDNDNTQPQEPTTAQRLTAARARVQARIADLAAQDAVLDKQISTAKGKNLAALQQRDEQLEGQLELQKAMLDAMTRLSSMADAQTATGLAGDVERLLRAAPELASSSKSVTAPPVLESLSTVRESGVSTQAIALFQLLGARRDIESRIHELDVLKKQANDLRAPIRSLLRSTIQQGDAAMQSPANLSDAEALRATRKHYDALSSTFRVLSTATLPSSQEVLLLESARANLVSWRTVVNAEYVTLLRSLLLRVVSIALSLLVLFLVSGVWQRLTAKYVRDIRRRRQILIIRRTVLGFLTGVVLIFGFVTQFSSLATFAGFITAGIAVGLQTILLSVAAYFFIVGRYGVRVGDRITVAGVTGDVIEVGLVRFYMSELTGTGTELHPTGRVAVFANSVLFQSGTPLYKQMPGTEYAWHELTVKLKADADYRAATDAILNAVTTTYNTYRASIEAQHQNVEQWMDAPVEKPGIEPRLQLTDAGLQYAVLFPVEIKNASSTDEAMIHTLLHDMENNEALKNGIAAPPQVKAVVKG from the coding sequence ATGAAGTACGTTTCATCTATCGGCTGGAAGTTTGCGGTCGTTCTGACCCTGAGTTCTTTGCCTGTAGCAGGCCAGACATCCCCTTCGACTGCGACACCGGATGCGCCCAGGGCTGCGTCTGTAACAAACTCGGCCTCACCTGCGAATGTCGCAGCGCAATCAGCCGTTCCTTCAAAATCGGCTGCTCCGGCACAAACGCTGCCGCAGCAGATAGCCGCGATGCCGCGACTTGTGAACCCCGGGATTGATACTACGGCGCAAGGAAAGGCCATGCTGGAGCACCTGAACGACGTGCTTCGGTTCTATCGCGCATCCACCACGCAGATTCAGAAAGTGGGCGAACCGAGCGATGCGTTATATGGCGAACAGGCAAGCCAGCATGCCGCACAGATTGGGCAGACAGCATTTCAATCGGCACGAAATCTGGCGGCGTTGTTCAATCGTCTGCAACCCGGCAGCACAGCATCGGGCGGAGCGCAGTCAACACAACCGACAGATGATACGGACAATGACAACACCCAACCGCAGGAACCCACCACGGCGCAACGCTTAACCGCTGCTCGTGCACGAGTGCAGGCTCGCATTGCTGATCTTGCCGCCCAGGACGCGGTTCTGGACAAACAGATCAGTACAGCGAAAGGCAAGAATCTTGCAGCTCTGCAGCAACGCGACGAGCAGTTAGAAGGCCAGCTGGAATTGCAGAAGGCCATGCTGGATGCGATGACCAGGTTGTCTTCAATGGCCGATGCGCAGACAGCAACGGGACTTGCTGGTGATGTCGAGCGGCTGCTGCGTGCGGCGCCGGAACTGGCTTCTTCCTCAAAATCAGTCACAGCGCCGCCTGTGCTGGAAAGCCTGTCCACCGTGCGGGAGTCAGGTGTTTCCACGCAGGCGATTGCATTGTTTCAACTACTGGGTGCGCGGCGAGACATCGAAAGCCGCATTCATGAACTGGATGTATTGAAAAAACAGGCGAACGATCTGCGCGCACCGATCCGTTCTCTGTTGCGATCAACGATTCAGCAGGGAGATGCAGCCATGCAATCGCCTGCGAATCTTTCAGATGCAGAGGCATTGCGGGCAACACGAAAGCATTATGATGCGCTGAGTTCCACCTTTCGTGTGTTGAGTACCGCAACGCTGCCTTCTTCACAGGAAGTGCTGCTACTGGAATCTGCACGCGCAAATCTGGTGAGTTGGCGCACAGTAGTGAATGCGGAGTACGTCACACTCTTGCGGTCATTGCTGTTACGCGTGGTATCGATTGCGCTGTCGCTGCTGGTGCTCTTCCTTGTGAGCGGAGTATGGCAGCGGTTGACGGCGAAGTATGTACGCGACATCCGGCGTCGCAGACAGATTCTGATTATCCGGCGGACTGTACTCGGATTTCTCACGGGTGTGGTACTGATCTTCGGCTTTGTGACACAGTTCAGTTCGTTGGCGACATTCGCGGGATTCATCACCGCGGGCATTGCTGTTGGACTGCAGACGATTCTGCTTTCCGTTGCTGCATATTTCTTCATCGTGGGCCGCTATGGCGTGCGTGTTGGAGACCGTATTACCGTGGCAGGCGTAACGGGCGACGTGATTGAGGTAGGCCTGGTGCGTTTTTACATGTCAGAGCTGACAGGCACAGGGACCGAACTGCATCCCACCGGGCGCGTCGCGGTGTTTGCGAACTCCGTGTTGTTCCAAAGCGGTACGCCGCTGTACAAGCAGATGCCCGGAACAGAATATGCCTGGCATGAGTTGACGGTAAAACTGAAGGCGGATGCCGACTACCGTGCGGCGACGGACGCCATCCTGAACGCCGTCACCACCACGTACAACACCTATCGCGCTTCGATTGAAGCCCAGCATCAGAATGTAGAGCAGTGGATGGATGCCCCGGTCGAGAAGCCCGGCATTGAGCCGCGGCTGCAGCTTACGGACGCAGGCCTACAGTACGCTGTGTTGTTTCCGGTTGAGATTAAAAACGCGTCCTCCACCGATGAAGCAATGATCCATACCCTGTTGCACGACATGGAGAACAATGAAGCGCTAAAGAACGGCATTGCCGCGCCACCCCAGGTGAAGGCCGTTGTGAAGGGCTAG
- a CDS encoding glycoside hydrolase family 30 beta sandwich domain-containing protein, with the protein MIPYRLLVMCSSSLLLSVAAVAQTVHGVQTSVDLSKTLAPLPSAKFSRGAAKPDVTITVDETKRFQTMDGFGAAFVEGSAYLLQHNLTPQQRNDVMTRLFDPKRGIGLSAMRLPIASTDLSRMHYSYDDMPQGQSDPEMQHFSVEKDRADVFPTVREALKLNPRMTLIASPWSMPAWMKTKPTMNGGMLREDAEPAYAKYLVRSLQAFAKEGITPQYLTIQNEPLNETKNYPGTLLLADQAARFIGKDLGPALHAAGLKTQVMAYDHNWDHPEYPLSVIADPTARPYMAGSAMHCYGGKADVQDDMHAKDPQMGIWMTECSGGTWQKEAPLAVTAHLVISSTQHWAKAVTLWGIALDPKGNPHAGGCGICRGLLTIDATQKPSAITWNGDFYALAHASKFVHPGAVHIASSTTTEGVDQVAFEDTDGTIVLITFNDTAEAKTMDVEWHARTVHLSLPATSLVTYTWKAAR; encoded by the coding sequence GTGATTCCCTACCGACTCTTGGTGATGTGTTCGTCGTCCCTGCTTCTTTCCGTCGCTGCTGTGGCGCAGACGGTCCATGGTGTTCAGACATCGGTCGATCTTAGTAAGACGCTTGCGCCACTTCCGTCTGCGAAATTTTCGCGCGGCGCAGCAAAGCCTGATGTAACGATTACTGTCGACGAGACAAAGCGTTTCCAGACCATGGATGGTTTCGGCGCGGCGTTTGTCGAAGGATCTGCGTATCTCCTGCAACACAATCTGACGCCGCAGCAACGCAACGATGTGATGACGCGTCTGTTCGATCCGAAGCGCGGTATTGGCCTGAGCGCAATGCGTCTTCCTATTGCCAGCACCGATCTCTCGCGCATGCATTACAGCTATGACGACATGCCGCAAGGGCAGAGCGATCCGGAGATGCAACACTTCTCCGTTGAGAAGGACCGTGCCGATGTTTTTCCCACGGTGCGTGAGGCGCTGAAATTGAATCCACGCATGACTCTGATTGCTTCGCCGTGGAGCATGCCCGCATGGATGAAGACAAAGCCCACCATGAACGGCGGCATGTTGCGCGAGGATGCCGAACCTGCATATGCAAAGTATCTTGTGCGATCACTCCAGGCCTTTGCGAAGGAAGGGATTACACCGCAGTATCTGACGATTCAAAATGAACCTTTGAACGAGACAAAGAACTATCCCGGCACATTGCTGCTGGCAGATCAGGCAGCGCGCTTCATCGGCAAAGACCTTGGCCCCGCTCTACATGCAGCCGGTTTGAAAACGCAGGTGATGGCGTATGACCATAACTGGGACCATCCGGAATATCCGCTCAGCGTCATCGCTGATCCGACTGCGCGTCCTTACATGGCTGGCTCTGCGATGCATTGCTACGGCGGCAAGGCGGATGTGCAAGACGACATGCATGCCAAGGACCCGCAGATGGGCATCTGGATGACGGAGTGCTCCGGTGGCACATGGCAAAAAGAAGCACCGCTGGCTGTCACCGCACACCTTGTTATTTCGTCGACACAGCATTGGGCAAAGGCCGTTACGCTATGGGGCATTGCGCTTGATCCCAAGGGAAATCCGCATGCCGGTGGCTGTGGAATATGCCGTGGCCTGTTGACGATTGATGCAACGCAGAAGCCCTCCGCCATTACGTGGAATGGTGACTTCTACGCGTTGGCACACGCCAGCAAGTTCGTGCATCCCGGTGCGGTACACATTGCATCCTCCACGACAACGGAAGGCGTGGATCAGGTGGCATTTGAAGACACGGATGGAACCATTGTCCTGATCACATTCAACGATACCGCCGAAGCAAAGACAATGGATGTGGAGTGGCATGCACGCACGGTGCATCTCTCCCTGCCCGCGACGTCATTGGTTACTTACACGTGGAAAGCAGCACGTTAA